Within the Erigeron canadensis isolate Cc75 chromosome 6, C_canadensis_v1, whole genome shotgun sequence genome, the region TTTGCAGGCTTACTTTAACCTATATTCCCCAATCTCCCTGTAGTCAGGCGAACGGGTTCCTCAACAATCCATGTCAATTATAACTATATTTCTTCAACAAATGTATGCCTCATTGTATAAATGCTTTTAACCTCATAACTTTAAAAAACTCTATACTGGGTCCTAGTCATCATTTAGTGGCTCAGTCTCAACATCCCTCTCTTTCAGTGAGGTCCAGTCACCCGACTCTGCAATTAATGACAGAATCAGGGAAAGAAGGCAATATAGTCTAGAAATAATAGAATAAGACCAATACAGTCTACAAATAATCGTATAAGACCctcaatagttttttttaaatattatttgatCGTCACTATTACTAATACTGATTTTTTGTCAGCCACTGATAGGCATGTATATACCTGATTAGACGCTAGACACTTgaaaaagggtaaatgggtgggaaccctctAGTCCCATGTACCGTCTTTGGTACCCAGAACACACCGCATAGAACTCGTGCCCGGTGACTCACCATTctcacacatggatcacaagatatagtttcttcacttgcctttggcaagattTGACCATAAATAATGCAAAATAGAAAAAGTTGACGTTTCACAGCGTCTACTACTTACTTGACTTGTCTGTTATAACCAGCAATCGCCTCTGAAGAACTGAAGCCACGAAGAGAAAGATTGAGCACATTCCAAACATGATCGTTATAGGGAATGCATTTACCTTCAAACACAGCCAAAAATCGTTAGCCACTAGAAAAGAGCACTAACGACTCATTGCATCAAGAACGTATTCAATGGAAAAAGACAGGTGTCATTTATGTCTCTCGACAGGGATACAGCCAAAGGGCAGATCAAGGTCGAGTGgataaaagaaaattcaagTATAGGTAAGCATACATTGTAGAGGACGATGCACACGAATATATTGAGAGGAATGCGGAAGAAGTTCATAATTGTGCTTCTGGCCTCCTCCGGAATGTACTGGGACCTCATCTTCATAATGGATGGCCAAAAGATTCCAACACAACCCTCAAAAGCACAAAATCCAAGCAGTTGAATACTGCTCCCCAATGAGATACCTTCACCTTTAACCTCAGAAGGAGCTACAAAGAACTGTCACAAATCAAACtctattagaaaaaaaaaacatcatatgGACAGCAGATACGGCACGTGATGTGAGAAGTGTAAGTGGCAGGCATACATTTGTCACTATAGGAAGCAAAAGAGACGCTGCAGaaactaaaaatacaatttgCATGTAGCTCTCAACTCTAGGTGATGAGCGGGCCATCATTCGAGCTGCAACTGAACTTCCCAGCATTGATGCTAACATGAATGTTGCAAAGATGAAACCATGTGGAATCTCCTCATCATTTGGACTCAAGGCAGGAGTCCATAAGAAAACAAAAGTGTACATTGACCCTTCAAACAAAGACTGTATAGCTCCCAGTAATGCAATTTTCTCATCTGGCACAAGAAATGAAGTAATTATAAGCCAAAAAACTATATTTTCATGGAGTATAACATTAAATGGAGTAGCAGCTTCAAATAACGGATTGAATATTTctggaaagaaaagaaatctATATGTGTACCTGAAGCAATAGCTACCGCAGCACCTTTGAACTGGGAAAGCAAGTTCTTATTATCTGAAGGGTCACCATAGTTCTCACCCCACGAGGATAATATAATGGCCATCCCAATGGCAAGGATGCATGCTGCTGCATCAAAAGGTGCCACAGGCCCTAGACTTACAA harbors:
- the LOC122603251 gene encoding molybdate-anion transporter-like, whose amino-acid sequence is MEVFYYMVFGGLGLVVAVLEFWSRKNNNKDNHRLTASCQSFSSFKNNYLLVYSLMMAGDWLQGPYVYYLYTTYGYGKGDIGQLFIAGFGSSMLFGTIVGSLADKQGRKRACITYCITYILSCMTKHSPHYKVLLLGRILGGIATSLLFSAFESWLVAEHNKRGFEQQWLSLTFSKAIFLGNGLIAIISGLFGNFLVDVVSLGPVAPFDAAACILAIGMAIILSSWGENYGDPSDNKNLLSQFKGAAVAIASDEKIALLGAIQSLFEGSMYTFVFLWTPALSPNDEEIPHGFIFATFMLASMLGSSVAARMMARSSPRVESYMQIVFLVSAASLLLPIVTNFFVAPSEVKGEGISLGSSIQLLGFCAFEGCVGIFWPSIMKMRSQYIPEEARSTIMNFFRIPLNIFVCIVLYNVNAFPITIMFGMCSIFLFVASVLQRRLLVITDKSKSGDWTSLKERDVETEPLNDD